The genomic region ctgggatgtccaacgaaccagctaaatccgaaccacaagttagatccgtaccagttcgGACCCTCTTCGTTCGAGGGCCGGCTGAGTCAGTCTTCTCCCCCGGCAACGATGGAAGCAGACGGAGGCTCTTTTCTCTTCGAAGGAGAGGAAAaggccttagcaacggtcaccgccCCATCAGCGACTTCGATGACCTCCACAGACTCCTGAAtcactggggtcgaagagggagctGGCACAGACGCCGCCGCCAACCTGGACGCTGCCTTCTTTGTTCTCTTTGGCACGCCCCCGAGAACCCTTGCCTGGGCCGCCGCCGGATCCGGCGACTCAAATTTGTTtatccatgagttcgttgggagaCGGTCTACGATCACGCAAGTCGGCCGTAGGATCGATCAACGACCTTCCCTGTCCttgtcaagccctaacctctgcaAGGTCCTCTCAGGCAGATCCTGGCCAAAAcggtctgcaagaaatcaaacaaaggttacataaaagaagtaaaacaaagctccaAAACAGAAACATAGCAGGCaaaaatgggcctcacaccgaccccactcaccctggttgagggccggtatgaggccgacgcaaAAAGCGATTCATCTTGGAGAATAATCGAgtcggggcagccatcccttcccAAAGATCGAACAGTTGCATCGCCGCATTTGCTCATCCGATAAGAGGGACCGACGAAGCATCCATCTTTGCCTTACCCCGGGAGATACACTCCTCATACTCTTCTCGGTTCTCACACCGTAAGTGAACAGGCtcggaaagaccgaggcaatgggtaatcctccggcacttggacgtacacccatcgtcgttgccagtctttgcaagaagtaagcttgttcacggagacaTAGCCAGGTtccatctgcacgctgtaccaccccaccttaccagcaattgacggccgtagatgatgaaggcggcggaataagttgactgtcgggatctcccccctaaaaagacagagccacacaaagccaactatcgtcctcatggccagcggatgtagttgggccacagcgacgttcatggctttgacGATGGCCACGACATATttattcagaggaaaccgcagcccatactccaggtgcctgaggtacacgccggtgtgacccggtggagggcaacagaccgcctgacccttcttAGGGATAACGATCTTGTACCCCTCACCAAAGGAGAAATGGTctccgaaaaatgtctcgccggaacaactggcgaacttatgggaccaaacacggtcaagaccagtcgtgcagggctcgccatgatccgggatagacagcctcccaccatcagaaggagtcctctcatcctcatcagcatcgtcatcctcatcctccctttcctccaaaattggtggatcgactacgggagaaggagacctagggcccccaaaccttatcgggatggcgtctagtatcccctccccatcaagacgcgacggggaaccctccggcgcagaagtgctagttccggcgtcagcagaagacataatagcaataattatttaacaaaataaaaagtgaagaagtttgtctgtttaccttgaagaaaaacactcgccggagtaacaactctgaaaattagaagacaaggaAGCCCTtgagagtttagagagaagaaaaattttggagaatgaaattggtggccaatttcacggaataactgccctatttatagggaaaagcccataaagaaggaccaatcggcgaatgacccatgaagcgtcatccaatcagcgtgcagacacgtgtcggacatgcaaccacgggatgtcaatcgttgcaacagttagacgtcaatcaatgcaacagtgaccaagcgtcttcaacacgcccattcacatctctccgcctattcaccttcctcaacaaattcccaagcatcgtTCTCCGCCGCCactcgatcaaccaagctaggtagcgccggccggggcaatcaaaaacaaccggcactctcaaccctggtctcggccagcgtcactttcttttccacatcggataccctttacgcatccatgtggaggggggatatggtacggcctaaggtAGACCAGGCCGAgctaaaagaagccgccgcagaagaagcagATGCAGAACATTtgttacaaattacttgcgcagaatatacgctcaaacgtacatcggagcccataccacggcatagactacgctgggggcaaattgatggggcatattctgcaccgctgaccaagtcaacatattgaacaaggtcaaagatatccacaaagaagtcaacgacttagacgccctagccgatgcggcccatcggctgttagctgggtctcggcgtgacaacccgCCAAGGGACActtacccgcgtactcatatccaagacccctcggcggtgagtcaacatggcccgcccgcctgccataggtccctcggccgaggggtagatcagtctttccacctgctagccacttggccacttggccactacgtgacaaaaggtgaaagcctataaatactcctcaaccttcattgaggaaaggatccacaactgaacctaaatacactattcatctggtaatatcttccttatctctctacaatacatgcctagccaagtaacacaacttaatcctttaagtttactgacttgagcgtcggagtgagtacgcttggcacaaagccgagccctcagttcgttcattatTGCAGGAGAGGctgagaggaacgataaaggcaagaagggttcaactcaagacattattctacaagccacgggtggtaacgatacttgctctggaattacacccggaacaataactAAAATATCTCTCACCAATTACTACTTTTCATGATAAGGGCACCAAGAAATCAAGGTTTTTTAATACATGGTTTTGCaatgttttttttataaaactgtTTTACACAAGAGATTTActtattatcaataataagaGTAATTTGATAATTTTCAAAAGTACATTTTTTGTGTCAATGGTCAAAATATTAGTAAAAAGGCAACCGAATTTGAGAAAAGGTGTTATGAGTATCATATTAAGGAGTTATTCTTAAACGTGATGAATTGAGTCTTATGATTAACTCTCGGGATCATTGTAAtttgttttgcttattatttaGTTACTTAATTTTAATaaagctttgagttgtaatcacAAATTCCACTAGGGACGTTTTATATTTATCCGGTTTTCAGAAAGTAGAATTTATGGGTTATTAATCCGAGTATTTCCTCTTTATTTCCGTCACAAACATATAATTTTCCGATTAACAAATAAATTACCTAGGCATTAAATTctactacaaaaccaaaaactacATAAGTCGCAATTTCCAAAAACAAAATTCGTCAAGGTGGAGTTCTCCGACTCTTGTTGATATCAAGCTGCACTAATCTCCGATCATAAAACATAGCAGCAGAACGAGATACGAGAGATAATCATTCAAAGGCCCACTGGTTCTCCCTTCgaacctcttcttcctcttcggGGGTGAAGTCGTTGGTAATGTTGAATGTCTTCCTGATTTCCTCTGGTGTCTTTCCTTTTATCATATCAGCCACTGTTTGGCAGGTCAAGTCCAGCAAGTTCTTGATGTTCAGATAATTAGCAGCCTGAGATAACACAATTCACAACAAACATGTTAGGATAAACATGCTAACATGTTAGGATAAACATTCAGATAATTAGCTGCCTGAGATAACTCAAATTATAGAATAAGGTGAACATACCAAGATGAGATCAAAAAGAGTACTTTGGTCAACATTGACAAATTCTTTATCCCACATCTTAAGCTCATCATCACCAACAGAAGCAGCAGCAGTTGTAGTAGTAGTTGTATCTGCAGTTTTCGCAGCGGTGACATCGACATGTTTCTTACAATACTCGATAACCTTAGACAAGATTTTAGCAGTAACATTAGGAAGAGGAATTGCATTGTCAGCACATTCATCTTCAATCATATGTTTTATTGTTTGAGATTCCAATGCCACAATCTCGTCCACTTCGAAATCTTCGCCGTCTGATGATTTCAACAAGATCTtctttgatgttgttgttgtttccgCCATTGTTGttcttgctttttttttttttttttttttttttttctttgtttgttgAGAGAGTAATTTGGGATGGAAGAAAAGTGTGGGGTGAGGTGGGTTTATATAGTTGAACGGATTCTAAAAGATTTCGGAGTATTTGGTTTGTTTTTCTTCGACGGAATTTAGGAATTAGCTAGGTGATGATTATGGAAATTTTAATCGGTTTTGGTTTTGGGTTTTTCTTAATTCTCACTAAACTAAAGGAATCCTCACTAAATATGGAAATTTTAATCGGTTTTGGTTTTGGGTTTTTCTTAATTCTCACTAACCTAAAGGAATCCTCTCTAAACTAAAGGAATAAGAATTACTCAATATTTTCGCGTCAAAATAATTGATTGACTAACAAATTTGCCACATAATAAAATATCTCAATAAATTATAAAGGCAAATGAAATTATTCTTTCCAAATTCAACACAATTGATATACGAAATACAAAAAAAAGTGGGGGCCCATATTATACTACACTACCGTTATAAAGTCAATATTCGCTTTACTTACATTTCGTTTCTAAGGCTCCGTTTGGTAAAATTAATGAAAAGttacctgaaacctgaaaagctaatacctgaaaaggtaactgaaaattacGAACTGAAAAGTTATCTGATTTTTTTTAAAACAGTTTGGAACACAACAATAATTACTATCTCAGAATATTCTAGAATATGTCATCTTGCTCTCCAAgccactctactataaatacaacttCATCTTTAGGGTTTAGAAGAGAGCGGATGGATTAAGTATCAAACGACCCCGTCTtcctactaccaaattgtaggtagGATGGAATAAGTCACAAAAAGACCCAACCTTTACTCCCTACGAGATTAAGTCGATAAGACCCTCGTAGCACTATCAAAACCCTAAATCACCTAGAGATGGAATCAAGAGAGTTACGGAAATTGTAACCttcaatctttcaataataaaactcttgtttttccgtattatttttgttcctctttatttattattgcagGTTCAGTTTTTTTTTTATGGTTTACAAATTGGCACGCTCGGTGAGACGATTTTCGCTCTTCATCTCCATTCTCAAGGGTCAAATTCAGTAGCAGATTCGAAACCAAGTTGCAACCGACATCAAAGTCTCAACAACCAGTCTCGATGGGGCATTTTTAGACATCGaaaaattttatattttggtatCTATTTATTTTATAATATCTTTAGTattttagagataattatcaGAAAATAATGTGATAATATCTCAGAATATTCTAGAATATATCGTCTTTCCCTCCAAGCCACTCTACTATACATACAACTTCATATTTAGGGTTTAGAAGAGAGCAGATGAATTAAGTCTCAAACGACCCCGTCTTCCTACTACCAAATTTTAGGTAGGATGGAATAAGTCACAAAAGACCCCACCTTTACTCCCTACGAGATTAAGTCGATAAGACCCTCGTAACATTATCAAAACCCTAAATCACCTAGAGATGGAATCAAGAGAGTTACGGAAATTGTAACTttcaatctttcaataataaaactcttgtttttCCGTATTATTTTTGTTCCTCTTTATTGATTATTGCAGGTTCAGTTTTTTTTATGGTTTACACAGGTATATATCTATCTCTTAatagttttaggttttgtcatctccgtcattattgttctttctttaattatttgtttgtgtgtttttctctgtcattgttctttctctaattttctGATTAGTTATTTtgcgtttattagtaaaacaaataaaataaaataaaataaaacaaagaatatggtgaagaggatagtaaaacaaacCCACATTTAATATTCATAAACTTAGCTAATTGatatacaaaataaaataaaataaaaaactaaactaaactacttaGAACGGCTTTTAGGAAGGCATTCTCTTCCATGAGAATGATCCtgtcctcctttgctatttggaggtctCCTAAAGCAGATGCAATATCTGCATGCTGCTGCTCCAACTCCGTCACCCAGCCACGAAGGGTGGCCTCCTTGAGTGGTATCTGAACATCATCAAGAAAGAGCATGTTCTTCCTTTCGAATTCCTCTAAACGGTGTATGAAACATTTGTTGTACTTGATCGTTATTAATGTTAAACGAATGTTTTGATTCATTATTGAAGATTTAGGGCTTGAGGAGATTGAAAGAAAAATGAGATAATGGATTGATTGAGATATATAGTGGAATGAATTTATTATTAGTGTATGTGTCCTTTCATATGCCAagaatttttttaattaatatgttagGGGAAATGACAATGTGTGTCCtttaaattaatatattttcGTTTTATATGCCaggaattaatgaattaaattaaattattaaattaaattaaatactatACGACACCTTATTGTTGTTAcgttgtgtggacagcgggccgcccacgggggcgcttggtgaaggtcgaaaacaagcgtttgcattttgtatggagtcgccaccaaattttatgggaaattggaaccgttcgaatacctcgtgtcatgtcaagacacaaagtagagacatgaacactaagcaatcgttacccttagcattctatgtctagaatgactctcgtggatgccaatgaacacgggtgctcacggagatctggagtaaggggtgagggtacgtattaggaagctcttttgatcgaacacctaatcccgcccgcctcgatagcggcctctactaatgattagggaagttattcgtacttgatatatcgtcggctatatgcatgcaatgcaacatccattgttttaatcctaacatgtgaaaattaggctaagtcggttaacaattaatttaacaaacaattgggtcgaagtagggatttaatgctcatttacatgtgaaaacatacaaacaataaaagaaatacaataactatgaattgcaataatgaagattacaataattacattggaataggcgatttatgtcgaaaatacctttaaaacggataatttgagaaaaagaataaaagaataaaagaactaaattaacgaacagaaatcagggcgataatacgattaatagttagttaatacgtaaactaattaactaagtcaaggcagaaacggagttcagagacagaactcagccaaggacaagcgcagcagagctgcgtcctttggaataggcgcagcagacgctgcgtctgttccttggctcagttctggctgtgaagccgtaattgcaagccgttaatgtcaattgatgaatttaaaggatgattaaattatttactcggatgaaagtgattaatatgttatttaacatgtgaatgggtcatgaaaacagtaaaacatgaataagacggaattaagatggattaatttacatgaatgaacgaatAATTAacgaataaataaacaaacaaactaattagattaaacatgacgaattgatGACGAATTGATGAAAAACAGATACAAATATGTCAAcggtgaattccagagactcaatatgaatgaattgaatctctaaaacccgaattgagtttaatgacgaaaacccgcaaatatgaattatttaggatttaagtcggatttatgatgaatgaaacatgttaaagatgaatgaataatatacatgtgaattattgaactatcatgtgaaagaatTAAAGACAAACAtacgaaaacaaataagaaagacggaataacagaagacgaagaagaagaaaaagcgAGAAGCTCGGCGGCCTCATttaagaggcgcagcaagaagcGCGCTCCTTCAAGTGGCgtagcgattctttgcgtcttttctcgacgtctctcatcggaaatccgcaaaaacagagttttaaagcacggttttagaaatcggttttaacggtgttttcgacataaatcttacaatggtgatacgataaataaaatacaataaataaaagaggaattatacaccctcagacttacatgttgacggaacgagatgaactaagaaaatcgattagtgaatgctcgacgcgaatgcaaagagagtgccctcgtaagaggaaaacgattgattaaataaATTGATTGAgcgtagttggtcaaattggtcggtcatgcaacggagaggctggtacccggaaagatccgagcttacgtggtcggaagtccaagcacgtaggcgccaattagtaagaacaaagtctagaatgcaaagggagaagagaagggcggacactcgcgtgagaaatatgaggaacgaaggctcctatttatactaatcacgcgacggaaatatggtaagactaggatacggaaggaaagatccggaaataaccgacttaggttaaaaaaacacggaaacttggacaaaaagaaagccctgggaaaaggcgcagcagagctgcgtcccttggaagaggcgcaacacttgctgcgtcctttcccgggtaggttcctctgcgcgtagaaaacgcgtttgacagcctgtcgtattttaggcataactttctctacaagactcggaataaggtgatttcggtggcgttggaaagctaaaagaaatatctagaactttctgtgaaataggcctggcccaacaaagttgttatcacctcgaaaagtgggcctaaaggtcgggttgtcaatttaactaaatgaaatgcacattttgtaatgtaaactttaatttagcctaatgaagtgacatgggactcaaaatgagatataatctcaacattttatgacatcctaaccttaggtagacaagcacattgctttgactcgggatttgacggttttaggaaatgaagacggtttttgacccggactccaaatgtactctaattactgccaaaacgaccgtatcggcacgtagatgacaactaagaggtagacattaatgtttgagcaatcacttgacgataatcttacgaactgtaaaaaatcgttccgcgaatcaaacatgcggcccaatcatcaccgggtggtttgcgggaggtgcagaaacgaggtgtctacacgtTGATGTTGCATGCTACTCTAACATATATGTTTTCGTTAATGTCTTTGTTTTCAGTATGTCATCAATGAGCCACATGACTCCGAgtacaaaataaaagtaacaagTACGTCCTTGAACATTCCAATGAAGATTAAAGAGGTATATATTTGGGTCAATTTAGTTCTAGTTTTATTGATTTAGAGCTTTAGACTTAGAgctttaggagaattttgttgaaCAATAAAACTGTGATATTTTTGTTGCATATTGTATATATAAGGATGTTTCAATAGTTTTAGTAatatcattattgtaatggtgaaTTGTAATGGAGAACAGATAAAGTTTTTTGTCAATGGTTATTTGATGTCAGGGGCGAAGCCAGGATTTAATTTATGGGGTAGCGAAAATTTTGTAACACTTCTTCGATATCTTAGGAATACACAAatgaatttaatttttttttataataattcCATTTTGAATTTCAGAAGAAGAATTATTTTCGCACTTATTGCTCTGAGATTTTTTTATTGCACCTAGGCCTTAAGATCTTACTAGTTTAGCGACTATATGAGCGTTATATACGTGAACAATCCGTTCAATGTTAAGTGTTACTAACAAAAAGTGACACAACTTGTataacaaaaaagaaaaatttggtgagatctatcttattttcaataatagtctcctttttggtgagatctgttgttccgtcccttctttcggggtttttccattttttcgtgggattgttatcaatataataagttttaatcgacggggagattatcagatttgtttcgtggatgaatacatcaagacggctacactgtttccctccatcaagaaggatgcaaagacatcgattattcatagattcaagaaatttatgattttggagCGGCAGCGCCATTACCAGTATTTAGATAgttattttgaatgtattttttacgttagcaaccttgattttcctttgtctatttgttatcttcattgtaacctacgcctagttgattattaatgacatgacaatttcaaaaaaaaaaaaaaaaaaaaaaaattgtactttGTACATCGTTTGTCTTAATCGTCTCCGAGGGATTAAAATCTCACTCGcaaaaataaataagtaaataaatgattgaaacGGAAAGTAACAAGTAATAATTTGTGAAAATATATTTATATACTCTCCAAATATATAGAATGAGTTGTACTCGTATAAAATTATGGAAACAAGACCACAATTGCAAAAAAATCACTGTAAATAGAAATGCCTTTTAAGTAAGCCAGTTATGAAAAAGAAAACGAAAATTTGCTTATGATGTGGGTCGAACACAACTGGTCAGGAATAAGGGCCTAAAACTGCAACTCCCCAACTTTACCAATGGACCACTCACATAATGATGCTTATATCACAGCTCTACTTAGTTTTATATTTGTATGATAAGTGGGTAGCAAAAGTCCATCTTCCTCCtttatttttctgtttttttctgGATTTGGGGTAGCAACCGCTACCCCTTGCTACTCACTAGCTTCGCCCCTGATTTGATGTTGATGCTGCTGTTAATTGATTTTGCCAGTAATGTACTgaatttgtaatttttttttaaaaaaaaaactccaataacaacggttattaaaaaacaaaaccgttgtcattagtaataacaacggttatcataAAAAAATCCGTTGTTATTAACATCCCTACAATTAACTATTAAACGTGCGCATTACTATCAACAATGGTTTTATGTCatgaaaccgttgttattactttcccaccaaaaatatTAAGGATTAATTGATAGGAATACTCTGAACTATAGACGTAGTGCTCAAAATACTTTAAAATATGTTTTAACTACTAATACTCAACAATTATACCCATTCGCTTTGAATAGAATTAGAGTTTCTTTAACCTGTTCTAGCAAGTTATTTTAGCTCGGGTCCCCTCTTATCCCTTATTAAGATACTTCATCTTCTTACTTTCCCCCCTTTTACTTCTGGTAATTTTTTTTCCTCAAATCTTCTCTCTCCTCCATCAAACTATAAATGAAATTTACAGTAACACGGATAAGATTAAAATGTGATATCAGAGACAACCAAAGAGCACCCAATACAGGCAAACCTAAaaaaattgttacttttattggggcGTCAAATTTCTTTGTTCTGGTTCAGCAATTGCACGTAGAAAATCAAAGAAACCAACATCAGAAATCAAATAATGTTTTAGATTTTAAAGAGCTAATAATTACTTGATAATGGTGTAAATTGCCCTATAAACATGTGAAAGAGACCCAAAATTACACCAACATTTCCCATGATTAATATCAAAAGAGCAATAGAATCCAGAAGCAAACCTACATCATAGCAGTTCACTGAAGTACtgaaattaccaaaaaaaaactcATCGACATTAAGTAAAgctcaatttaaaaaaaaaattgctcattttgtcccaatcatttgtttatctaagATTAAAATACCCTCTTAACAGATAAAAACagttaaacaaatgatcgggacggagAGGTAATTTTCGAATCTTGGTTATTTAAACCAAGTAAAAGAGAAGAAAACTGATATCTTTGAGGGCACCAAGTAAAAGAGGAGCacacactagtagaaaaaccccctacggtggcggttataaattaccttttgtggcggtttttagAGATTTAGGGTGCGTCGTTTATCGCGGCGTCGTATAAACTTTACGGCGGTTG from Silene latifolia isolate original U9 population chromosome 3, ASM4854445v1, whole genome shotgun sequence harbors:
- the LOC141646404 gene encoding SKP1-like protein 1B translates to MAETTTTSKKILLKSSDGEDFEVDEIVALESQTIKHMIEDECADNAIPLPNVTAKILSKVIEYCKKHVDVTAAKTADTTTTTTAAASVGDDELKMWDKEFVNVDQSTLFDLILAANYLNIKNLLDLTCQTVADMIKGKTPEEIRKTFNITNDFTPEEEEEVRRENQWAFE